A genome region from Trichoderma asperellum chromosome 7, complete sequence includes the following:
- a CDS encoding uncharacterized protein (EggNog:ENOG41), with amino-acid sequence MTESARPKAFWPKQMIPPTPESFKELARDGGERLAAVSLAQIPAIPAGAKIHDNGCGSGAATTVIMASVPPEVAASISITGTDISRGAVDSYRARAAASSWPAEGLVMDADSLSFPDETFTHSFGNAMIFVGPRNNGVDAVKEMYRTLKPGGTLLLNCFGHSCVLEPIREASRATRPDGILPQWNSFEEWTDPSFIAGIVEAGGFEKEAIKVEQCHMFVNVGNYERATTLLWSMRGMPSGGWSEEDEEKWDEAVDIIRRELQQTEGFIMHDDGTAELKYAVHVLTATK; translated from the coding sequence ATGACTGAGTCAGCACGCCCAAAGGCCTTCTGGCCGAAGCAGATGATACCGCCCACGCCCGAAAGCTTCAAAGAACTGGCAAGAGACGGCGGGGAACGACTGGCTGCAGTCTCTCTGGCACAAATCCCGGCTATTCCGGCCGGCGCCAAAATCCATGACAATGGCTGCGGATCTGGTGCTGCGACTACCGTCATCATGGCCTCGGTGCCTCCAGAGGTAGCAGCCTCTATAAGCATCACGGGCACAGATATTTCGAGAGGCGCGGTGGACTCGTATCGCGCTCGGGCGGCGGCCTCGTCATGGCCTGCCGAAGGGCTCGTCATGGACGCCGACTCGCTCTCATTCCCAGACGAGACCTTTACTCACAGCTTCGGCAATGCGATGATCTTTGTGGGCCCGCGAAACAACGGCGTCGATGCAGTCAAGGAGATGTATCGCACGCTCAAACCTGGGGGGACGCTCCTCTTGAACTGTTTCGGCCATAGCTGTGTGCTTGAACCTATCCGTGAGGCATCTCGAGCGACCCGCCCGGATGGCATATTGCCGCAGTGGAATTCGTTCGAAGAGTGGACGGATCCTAGCTTCATAGCCGGCATTGTGGAGGCTGGTGGGTTCGAAAAAGAGGCTATCAAGGTGGAACAATGCCACATGTTTGTGAATGTCGGGAACTACGAGCGAGCCACGACGTTACTCTGGAGTATGAGGGGAATGCCAAGCGGGGGATggagcgaagaagatgaagagaagtgGGATGAGGCAGTCGACATTATAAGACGCGAGTTACAACAGACGGAAGGGTTCATAATGCACGATGATGGTACTGCAGAACTCAAATATGCCGTTCATGTTCTTACCGCGACCAAATAA
- a CDS encoding uncharacterized protein (EggNog:ENOG41), protein MHTLIGQIWNKDSGTLAAAHKERYISAIKSFMTIIIMSVPPIAILGGGPSGLTLARLLECNKIDYVIYERDASSSIEGQGGSLDIHGTTGQQVLKEAGLFEEFKKYARWEASKTIIQDKNGTTHLVFGEDQDAPEIDRASLRKILVESIPPSKIRWGHPVKTVENLGSGEITINFVNGTSVSGFKLVVGADGAWSKARHLLTSAKPQYSGKHYLEAKISTSNPFYPTINEIVGVGNLIALGEGKQLSAAEQGDGSYRIYIGLVVPEDFAKSGIVDLSKADGDVARSQFITNADFFGTWGSELKDVIANSQGAFKSWPLYYLPPDALSWDRVPGIALVGDAAHLSTPFVGEGVNCSMFDSLVLARQIVEHGLEKLDAAVEAYEKDMFERGKDLIERSNGSAAFLFAPNAPKPLLDVIAKS, encoded by the exons ATGCATACTCTTATTGGCCAAATCTGGAACAAGGATTCCGGAACTCTAGCTGCGGCTCATAAGGAAAGATATATATCTGCCATCAAATCCTTCATG accatcatcatcatgtcaGTCCCGCCAATTGCAATTCTCGGAGGTGGCCCAAGCGGCCTTACTCTCGCTCGACTGCTAGAATGCAACAAAATAGACTATGTTATTTACGAGCGTGATGCCTCCTCATCGATAGAGGGCCAAGGGGGCTCGCTCGATATCCACGGGACGACCGGCCAACAGGTTTTGAAGGAAGCAGGTCTTTTTGaggaatttaaaaagtatgcGCGCTGGGAAGCGTCGAAGACAATCATCCAGGATAAGAACGGTACCACGCACCTCGTGTTTGGAGAAGATCAAGATGCTCCAGAAATTGACCGCGCATCGCTGCGCAAAATTCTTGTTGAATCTATCCCCCCAAGCAAAATTCGATGGGGTCATCCTGTTAAAACCGTTGAAAACCTTGGTAGTGGGGAAATAACAATCAATTTTGTCAACGGTACTTCTGTCAGCGGCTTCAAGCTGGTTGTTGGTGCGGATGGCGCGTGGAGTAAAGCAAGACACTTG CTCACTTCTGCAAAGCCACAATATTCTGGCAAGCATTATCTTGAAGCAAAGATTTCCACCTCGAATCCATTTTATCCGACCATCAATGAAATAGTCGGCGTCGGAAATCTCATAGCTCTGGGAGAAGGCAAACAGCTTTCGGCTGCAGAGCAGGGAGATGGCTCTTATCGTATCTACATTGGCTTGGTGGTCCCTGAGGACTTTGCTAAAAGCGGCATTGTGGATCTCTCCAAAGCAGATGGAGATGTTGCCCGCAGTCAATTCATAACCAATGCCGACTTCTTCGGAACTTGGGGCTCTGAGCTCAAAGACGTTATTGCGAACTCGCAAGGCGCTTTTAAGTCTTGGCCTCTTTATTACCTCCCACCAGACGCTCTATCGTGGGATCGTGTTCCAGGCATAGCTCTCGTAGGAGACGCTGCTCACCTGTCTACCCCATTTGTGGGAGAGGGAGTCAACTGCTCGATGTTTGACTCTCTGGTACTGGCTAGACAGATCGTGGAGCACGGTTTGGAAAAGCTAGATGCAGCAGTGGAAGCATATGAAAAAGACATGTTTGAGCGCGGAAAAGACTTGATAGAGAGAAGCAACGGGAGTGCCGCTTTCCTATTTGCGCCGAATGCTCCGAAACCTCTATTGGATGTTATTGCAAAGAGTTAA
- a CDS encoding uncharacterized protein (TransMembrane:6 (i261-284o304-326i365-381o387-409i421-438o450-469i)), with protein sequence MDRDQVLSQRVVEGMIADGDTIVIFEDYVLRLNGWLDKHPGGSLVIQHMVGRDATDEITAYHSAATLRTMKAYRIGRKPMGPWLNKTPPVRGGVFRSYSLHNEPDVPESSIWISEPESLSDDADNDSSDDLLSDRLSSSYTPASLSPCSTPSLHGVDVPNAGISRLSLEKGLSLRRRIASSASSTTSSAATPPTKCPVQYTDWAVQQGVDKGRRDYPSVDPIVQQGIVNRYRALHQQIHDEGLDSCRYIEYGKEMMRYTSLFVGFLTALHYGWYMTSAVMLGLFWHQIMFTAHDAGHLAITQVFAIDTLIGMFIADFCCGLSIGWWKSSHNVHHLITNQPEHDPDIQNVPLFATCPSFFRSLRSTYYNFVFVWDAAADLIVPYQKYIYYPIMALARFNLYFLSWIHLLSGKSSSLGSTKAWWIRPTEIAFCSCYWFFFGYCLVWRSLPTWTIRVAFVLVSHIVTMPLHVQITLSHWGMSTSDLGESESFAQRQLRTTMDVDCPAWLDFIHGGLQFQAVHHLFPRVPRHNLRRVQTLVKEFCQETGVPYSILGFVDGNQKVIGRLDEVSEQLRMMLDCQKHMAETGESGLH encoded by the exons ATGGACCGTGATCAGGTCCTATCTCAGCGTGTTGTCGAAGGCATGATTGCCGACGGCGACACAATTGTCATCTTCGAAGACTATGTCCTGCGACTCAACGGCTGGCTCGACAAGCATCCTGGCGGCTCTCTGGTTATTCAGCACATGGTGGGCCGAGACGCGACCGATGAAATCACGGC CTATCATTCAGCTGCCACGCTGCGAACGATGAAAGCCTACCGGATTGGTCGGAAACCGATGGGGCCATGGCTAAATAAGACACCTCCAGTCAGGGGCGGCGTCTTTCGATCATACAGCCTCCACAATGAGCCGGACGTTCCGGAATCGTCAATCTGGATCTCAGAGCCGGAAAGCCTTTCGGATGATGCCGACAATGATTCGTCTGACGATCTTCTAAGCGACCGTCTAAGCTCCTCATATACACCtgcgtctctctctccatgtAGCACCCCTAGCTTGCACGGCGTTGACGTACCAAATGCCGGCATCTCTCGCCTAAGCTTGGAAAAGGGCCTCAGTCTTCGCAGACGCATAGCCTCATCTGCCTcatctactactagtagcgcTGCTACTCCACCGACTAAATGCCCTGTCCAATACACGGATTGGGCCGTGCAGCAAGGGGTCGATAAAGGCCGGCGCGACTACCCGTCTGTAGATCCTATTGTGCAACAAGGCATCGTCAACAGGTACCGAGCTTTACATCAGCAGATACACGATGAAGGACTCGACAGCTGTCGGTATATCGAGTATGGCAAAGAAATGATGCGATACACGAGTCTCTTTGTTGGCTTTCTTACTGCCTTACACTATGGATGGTACATGACTTCAGCTGTCATGCTGGGGCTGTTCTGG CATCAAATAATGTTCACTGCTCACGATGCTGGCCATCTAGCCATCACTCAGGTATTTGCCATCGACACGCTCATCGGCATGTTCATCGCCGACTTTTGCTGTGGCCTATCTATCGGGTGGTGGAAGAGCAGTCACAATGTCCATCATCTTATTACCAATCAACCA GAACACGATCCCGACATTCAGAATGTCCCTCTCTTCGCCACCtgcccttctttctttcgatCACTTCGTTCCACATACTACAATTTCGTCTTCGTCTGGGACGCCGCCGCTGATCTCATTGTCCCATAccaaaaatatatatactatccCATCATGGCCCTTGCCCGCTTCAATCTTTACTTTCTCTCATGGATACACCTATTATCTGGCAAATCATCTTCTCTAGGATCTACCAAAGCATGGTGGATTCGACCGACGGAAATCGCATTTTGCAGCTGCTACTGGTTTTTCTTTGGGTACTGCCTGGTTTGGCGCTCATTACCGACATGGACTATTCGTGTGGCCTTTGTTCTAGTGTCGCACATCGTCACCATGCCTTTGCATGTCCAAATCACTCTTTCACACTGGGGCATGTCTACATCAGACCTAGGCGAGTCCGAATCTTTTGCCCAGCGCCAGCTACGAACCACCATGGATGTGGACTGCCCCGCCTGGCTTGACTTTATTCACGGCGGGCTGCAATTCCAAGCTGTTCACCATTTATTTCCTCGAGTGCCACGACATAACCTTCGCAGAGTGCAGACTCTAGTCAAAGAATTCTGCCAAGAGACTGGTGTTCCCTATTCTATTTTGGGCTTTGTTGACGGCAACCAAAAAGTTATTGGCCGTCTTGACGAAGTGAGCGAACAGCTCAGAATGATGCTGGACTGCCAAAAGCATATGGCTGAGACAGGAGAAAGCGGGTTACACTGA
- a CDS encoding uncharacterized protein (EggNog:ENOG41~SECRETED:SignalP(1-22)~TransMembrane:5 (n6-17c22/23o57-80i101-124o130-152i172-192o204-223i)): MRRYGVTLPALLLTFASSLVLAQEINSQVDSRRVQLNDPGPEKYKIWNRERNAHACIMSIVFIVLYPLGAISLHLPLLHIPYLRNTYLQNKVMAMHVPIQLIGFVMMIGGFGLGIKVASFVGFLSHPVRAHVVIGFIVVCTIILFQPLLGLLQHRYFKRTGGKSKFAYMHRWLGRGAIITGMINTGVGFQLAQKNVIIHTSSYVRSYVILGILTTIWVSLILYDERRWRKQPPFRMEEKRESQEQPLQ, encoded by the exons ATGCGACGTTACGGAGTTACGCTACCAGCGCTTCTCTTGACATTTG CATCAAGCCTGGTTCTCGCACAAGAGATTAACAGCCAGGTTGACAGCAGAAGAGTTCAATTAAACGATCCTGGCCCTGAGAAATACAAAATTTGGAACCGAGAACGAAATGCACACGCATGCATCATGTCCATCGTCTTCATTGTGCTCTACCCTCTTGGCGCAATCTCTCTCCACCTCCCTCTCCTGCATATCCCATATCTCAGAAACACATATCTTCAAAACAAAGTCATGGCGATGCATGTTCCAATTCAGCTGATCGGATTCGTCATGATGATTGGAGGCTTTGGTCTCGGCATCAAGGTCGCCTCCTTTGTTGGCTTTCTCAGCCATCCGGTGCGCGCCCACGTCGTCATAGGTTTCATTGTCGTTTGCACAATCATACTCTTTCAGCCTCTCCTGGGACTCCTTCAGCACAGATATTTCAAGAGGACGGGTGGCAAGAGCAAGTTTGCATATATGCACCGCTGGCTAGGACGAGGCGCTATCATAACCGGCATGATCAACACAGGGGTGGGTTTTCAGCTGGCTCAAAAGAATGTGATAATCCACACGAGTTCATATGTCAGGAGCTATGTTATTCTTGGTATTTTGACAACTATTTGGGTTAGTTTGATTCTTTATGATGAGCGCAGATGGCGCAAGCAGCCGCCGTTTCGGATGGAGGAGAAAAGGGAGTCACAGGAGCAGCCACTGCAGTAG
- a CDS encoding uncharacterized protein (EggNog:ENOG41) — protein MSLKWFRADQSLTIHDRNEPAKLAANTSLQYSRGVDQRLSRVEKALETLSETINTSLSSVNENGDSITPSTTTKSDNEAFPSYQPSAESPELTLDEAHSFAYLGEASRHLELIKIKSLHEQLAEHQAASTALQDLSKFLTTINLQPPYNDAASFEFINDFLQNVQLAEVLFITPPEEILLSAIFNPATVPQRAWIVYINFILLSLLQHDVSQADIVENLKKNTNLALNDFRIFLEPSETNIQALMLLGCHGEQYASPNLSWMLVGHACRQAQAVGLHSLKGDAYEQRQRRLALFWSLFSVDKSCSLAFGRPMLLPTAIYENVPLPDFQYLLRYHPHRKEHVQTENGPIASTYGAHFFIQGMKLAKLTGAVLDFLANPGNLTSYQSLTAQLQSWDSVTNELLLKAINTESASSSAHQLQEMMIGVRAMRFQYLHILILLLRKDPNDKELRIQAARDAITLLPGLVSNSTHVYNGLVWQLLYYPFTPFFTIFGHIITHPSSPTANQDIELLNQTATYFNSMKQLGSLSDVSSKLERTALVFYNLARFITSKEHADSELQAIESTIATTSTENTPAQEMDILSKENEVDFESYTDAFMAYINDQDAAQPGFDNIDIENILGCLESDGASLRTRKRSFESTLDWFSWDSHYYKN, from the exons ATGTCACTGAAATGGTTCAGAGCAGACCAGAGTCTAACTATACACGATAGAAATGAACCGGCCAAGTTGGCAGCAAATACGTCACTCCAATACTCTAGGGGCGTCGACCAGCGTCTATCGCGTGTTGAGAAGGCCTTAGAAACTCTCTCCGAAACAATCAATACCTCTCTCAGTTCTGTCAACGAAAATGGAGATTCCATAACCCCTTCAACCACGACAAAATCAGATAATGAGGCATTCCCATCATACCAGCCATCAGCCGAATCTCCCGAACTTACTTTGGACGAGGCACATTCATTCGCCTACTTGGGCGAAGCATCCAGGCATTTAGAGCTAATCAAGATTAAATCATTACATGAGCAGCTCGCTGAACACCAAGCAGCCTCCACTGCGCTGCAAGACCTCTCTAAATTCCTGACTACAATTAACCTTCAACCGCCTTACAACGATGCAGCGTCTTTTGAATTTATTAATG ACTTCCTACAAAATGTGCAGCTTGCCGAAGTCCTATTCATCACACCGCCCGAAGAGATTCTCTTGAGTGCCATATTCAATCCAGCTACAGTGCCCCAGCGCGCTTGGATCGTTTACATCAACTTTATTCTCCTAAGTCTTTTACAGCATGACGTCTCGCAAGCAGATATCGTTGAAAATCTCAAGAAGAACACAAATCTGGCACTAAATGACTTTAGGATATTCCTAGAGCCCAGCGAGACAAATATCCAGGCACTCATGCTGCTAGGTTGCCACGGCGAGCAATACGCTTCGCCCAATTTGTCGTGGATGCTCGTGGGCCATGCTTgccgccaagctcaagctgtCGGGCTGCATAGCTTGAAAGGCGATGCCTATGAACAGCGGCAACGTCGATTAGCACTGTTCTGGTCGCTGTTTTCGGTGGACAAGTCTTGTTCATTGGCATTCGGTCGACCTATGTTACTTCCAACCGCCATCTACGAAAATGTCCCACTGCCCGATTTCCAGTATCTCTTAAGATACCATCCCCATCGAAAAGAGCATGTACAAACAGAGAATGGACCTATTGCCTCAACATATGGCGCTCATTTCTTTATCCAGGGAATGAAACTGGCAAAACTGACTGGAGCCGTGCTGGATTTCCTAGCAAACCCTGGAAATTTGACTAGTTATCAATCTTTGACCGCCCAGCTGCAATCATGGGATTCAGTAACCAACGAG CTCCTTTTGAAGGCCATCAATACGGAATCAGCTAGCTCATCAGCTCACCAGCTTCAAGAAATGATGATTGGTGTTCGCGCCATGAGATTTCAGTATCTGCATATCTTAATACTGCTATTACGCAAAGATCCAAATGATAAAGAACTCCGAATCCAGGCTGCTCGAGATGCCATTACGTTGCTTCCTGGTTTGGTATCAAATTCAACCCATGTGTATAATGGGCTAGTGTG GCAGTTATTATACTATCCTTTCACACCATTCTTTACAATTTTCGGTCACATTATAACTCATCCGTCATCGCCAACTGCAAACCAAGATATTGAACTACTGAACCAAACCGCCACTTATTTTAACAGTATGAAACAGCTCGGATCCCTTTCCGACGTTTCGTCCAAGTTAGAAAGAACAGCTCTCGTTTTCTATAATTTGGCTCGCTTTATCACGTCGAAAGAACATGCGGATTCAGAACTTCAAGCCATCGAGTCAACGATAGCAACCACAAGTACAGAAAACACTCCTGCCCAGGAGATGGATATCCTGTCAAAGGAAAATGAGGTTGATTTTGAGTCATATACTGACGCCTTTATGGCCTACATCAATGATCAAGATGCTGCGCAGCCTGGATTTGACAATATTGATATCGAAAACATTCTGGGCTGTTTAGAATCCGATGGCGCTTCGCTTCGCACACGTAAACGATCATTTGAAAGTACACTGGATTGGTTTTCTTGGGATTCtcattactataaaaactaa